The Raphanus sativus cultivar WK10039 unplaced genomic scaffold, ASM80110v3 Scaffold4422, whole genome shotgun sequence genome includes a window with the following:
- the LOC130507374 gene encoding DUF21 domain-containing protein At4g14240-like: MQLINAVAAGRMLYGFGQSNGGGEAIPFGSPWWFIYAGVSCILVLFAGIMSGLTLGLMSLGLVELEILQRSGTPNEKKQASAIFPVVQKQHQLLVTLLLCNAVAMEGLPIYLDKLFNEYVAIILSVTFVLAFGEVIPQAICTRYGLAVGANFVWLVRILMILCYPIAFPIGKILDLVLGHNDALFRRAQLKALVSIHSQEAGKGGELTHDETTIISGALDLTEKTAQEAMTPIESTFSLDVNSKLDWEAMGKILARGHSRVPVYSGNPKNVIGLLLVKSLLTVRPETETLVSAVCIRRMPRFIQYSLCFLKIHVLGKKFVLKIYIFYFFNVLFNENLLTSKKLIVFIGFLLVKDYGKLLFTKINAFLM; the protein is encoded by the exons atgcaACTGATCAATGCGGTGGCGGCGGGGAGGATGCTGTACGGATTCGGACAATCCAACGGAGGCGGCGAGGCGATCCCGTTTGGATCACCGTGGTGGTTCATCTACGCAGGCGTCTCTTGTATCCTCGTCCTGTTCGCGGGAATCATGTCTGGTCTGACTTTGGGGCTTATGTCTCTCGGTCTCGTCGAGCTCGAGATCCTCCAACGCAGTGGCACTCCCAACGAGAAGAAACAAGCCT CTGCGATATTCCCGGTTGTTCAGAAACAGCATCAGCTTTTAGTGACACTGCTTCTGTGCAATGCTGTTGCAATGGAG GGGCTTCCTATATATTTGGATAAGCTATTCAATGAATACGTTGCCATCATTCTTTCTGTCACTTTTGTTCTTGCTTTCGGTGAG GTTATACCTCAAGCGATATGCACCAGGTATGGACTCGCCGTAGGAGCTAACTTCGTCTGGCTTGTCCGCATTTTAATGATTCTCTGCTACCCTATTGCCTTTCCCATCGGCAAG ATATTGGATTTGGTACTGGGACACAATGACGCATTGTTTAGACGAGCTCAGTTGAAAGCTCTTGTCTCCATTCACAGCCAAGAG GCTGGCAAGGGAGGTGAACTTACGCATGATGAGACGACAATCATTAGTGGAGCACTTGATTTGACCGAAAAG ACTGCACAAGAAGCCATGACCCCAATCGAATCGACCTTCTCCTTGGATGTAAATTCAAAGTTGGACTG GGAAGCTATGGGTAAGATTCTGGCACGAGGCCATAGCCGAGTTCCTGTCTACTCTGGGAATCCCAAAAACGTTATTGGCCTTCTCTTG GTAAAGAGTCTACTAACAGTTCGACCTGAAACAGAGACACTTGTCAGCGCGGTTTGTATACGTAGAATGCCAAGGTTTATccaatactccctctgttttttaaagatccatgttctaggaaaaaaatttgttttaaaaatatacattttttactttttcaatgtattatttaatgaaaatctgttaacttcaaaaaaattaattgtgtttattggatttttattggttaaagattatggaaaattgttattcacaaaaatcaatgcatttttaatgtga